In Lysinibacillus sp. FSL M8-0337, the following proteins share a genomic window:
- a CDS encoding DEAD/DEAH box helicase, which translates to MMTLHAPSPFTKKQQLRIESAQNGNYTMRGFTTSGAAIDVDTLISSLFFNYEANTYGLMTSRTDISIVISSAELLDIFSPRYQHPFISWQGIDADSSALIEHAQMLQQYWQEPSLWSYAIIADDFSSLSFNIDGVDTALLEVAVQQKLAHAGLLVSDVPKLLPFFSRGGWPLEQDRQAGAVTVSLRLSEPEEDSEVWLLETVLSTVTTKNYWTPAVRKKSLPLVDALPTKWQPFALDIEQQQTQIVELLSIENLQSDIFIHATLDDLEVRTFLREDLARLQALGFDVVLPAWLKDLKQSKMRVRVSTGNISTKKVAGLDDILTFKWQFSMNGESISAEQFKKLVDEKREFIRIGTEWFRVDANWMQEMRALMQQAEDESWTVRELLFRELPEDLSPLEEEDADDALRDDPIFAFELQQSLKSYMEQLQEKKGLPAVSVPLSLNASLRPYQQEGFEWLVFMREQGFGACLADDMGLGKTVQLISYLLHIYETTDAKEPSIIICPTSVLGNWQKELDRFAPSLTVHTHYQANRMKEDAFVRFIEQEKPHVILSTYGTVSQDAEFLQAIDWATVVLDEAQNIKNMQTLQSRSIRKLHGSHHIALTGTPVENRLSELWAIFDFIHKGYLGSFGRFNEQFILPIERDESEPHKQKLRAKIQPFLLRRTKRDPNLQLNLPDKQESHAYCALTAEQASLYEGYILETMDQLEQLTGFQKKGRVLKMLSKLKQLCNHPALYLKEPFEDATTMLTRSVKLERIVQMAAEIVDNGEQCLIFTQYIGMGQLLQHCFSEIYNVDAPFLTGAMPKQQRDRLVEAFQAGEFPIFILSLKAGGTGLNLTAANHVLHADRWWNPAVENQATDRAYRIGQTQFVQVHKFVTIGTIEEKIDKMLAQKSALSEELIQSSQWLTELDDDELRDLISLDYNLS; encoded by the coding sequence ATGATGACATTACATGCTCCCTCTCCGTTTACGAAAAAACAACAGTTACGTATTGAATCAGCTCAAAACGGCAATTATACGATGCGGGGTTTTACTACAAGTGGTGCAGCAATAGATGTTGACACACTGATTTCTTCATTATTTTTTAACTATGAAGCAAATACTTATGGCTTAATGACCAGTCGTACAGACATTTCCATCGTTATTTCTAGTGCAGAACTACTCGATATCTTTTCTCCACGCTATCAGCACCCGTTTATTAGTTGGCAAGGGATTGATGCTGACAGTAGTGCATTAATTGAACACGCACAAATGTTACAGCAATATTGGCAAGAGCCTAGCCTTTGGTCGTACGCCATTATTGCAGATGATTTTTCCTCCTTGTCATTTAATATAGACGGGGTAGATACGGCATTACTGGAAGTAGCTGTGCAGCAAAAACTTGCACACGCTGGGTTATTGGTGTCTGATGTTCCGAAGCTCCTTCCATTTTTCAGTCGCGGTGGTTGGCCATTAGAGCAGGACCGTCAAGCTGGCGCCGTTACTGTCTCTCTACGTTTAAGTGAGCCTGAGGAAGATTCGGAAGTTTGGCTTTTGGAAACGGTGCTTAGTACAGTGACAACGAAAAATTACTGGACACCGGCTGTTCGAAAAAAATCATTACCACTAGTCGACGCGCTACCAACAAAGTGGCAGCCATTTGCACTAGATATTGAACAACAACAAACGCAGATTGTAGAACTCCTTTCCATTGAAAATTTACAATCTGATATTTTCATTCATGCTACCCTTGACGATTTGGAGGTTCGCACATTTTTACGTGAAGACCTAGCCCGATTACAGGCACTTGGTTTTGATGTTGTGCTACCAGCTTGGCTAAAAGATTTAAAGCAATCCAAAATGCGTGTACGTGTTAGCACAGGCAATATATCAACGAAAAAAGTTGCTGGACTCGATGATATTTTAACGTTTAAATGGCAATTTTCTATGAACGGTGAATCAATTTCTGCTGAGCAGTTTAAAAAGCTTGTCGATGAAAAACGAGAATTTATTCGTATTGGTACGGAATGGTTCCGAGTGGATGCCAACTGGATGCAAGAAATGCGTGCTTTAATGCAGCAGGCTGAAGATGAAAGCTGGACTGTTCGTGAACTATTGTTCCGTGAGTTACCTGAAGATCTTTCTCCGCTAGAAGAGGAAGATGCTGATGATGCGTTGCGCGATGATCCAATTTTTGCATTTGAACTCCAGCAATCTTTAAAATCGTATATGGAACAGCTTCAGGAGAAAAAAGGTCTTCCAGCAGTTTCTGTCCCTCTTTCATTAAATGCTAGCTTACGCCCTTATCAGCAAGAAGGGTTTGAATGGCTAGTCTTTATGCGTGAGCAAGGTTTTGGCGCCTGTCTCGCTGATGATATGGGGCTTGGCAAAACTGTTCAGCTTATTTCTTACTTACTGCATATCTATGAAACAACGGATGCCAAAGAACCATCTATTATTATTTGCCCAACTTCGGTCCTTGGTAACTGGCAAAAGGAGCTTGACCGTTTTGCTCCATCTTTAACTGTGCATACGCATTATCAAGCAAATCGAATGAAAGAGGATGCATTTGTTCGGTTTATTGAACAAGAAAAACCGCATGTTATTTTATCTACCTATGGAACTGTGTCACAGGATGCTGAATTTTTACAAGCAATTGATTGGGCAACTGTTGTATTAGATGAGGCACAAAATATTAAAAATATGCAGACTTTGCAATCTCGTTCGATTCGCAAATTACATGGTAGTCATCATATTGCTTTAACAGGAACACCTGTTGAAAATCGTTTATCGGAACTTTGGGCGATATTTGACTTTATTCATAAAGGTTATTTAGGGAGCTTTGGCCGCTTTAATGAGCAATTTATTTTGCCTATTGAGCGCGATGAATCCGAACCACATAAACAAAAGCTACGGGCAAAAATTCAACCGTTTTTACTTCGTCGTACAAAGCGAGATCCAAATTTACAGCTTAATTTACCTGATAAGCAAGAGTCCCATGCGTACTGCGCCTTAACGGCAGAGCAAGCTTCACTGTACGAGGGCTATATTTTAGAAACGATGGATCAGCTAGAACAACTAACAGGCTTTCAGAAAAAAGGACGCGTCTTAAAGATGCTAAGTAAATTGAAGCAATTATGTAATCACCCTGCTCTTTATTTAAAGGAACCTTTTGAGGATGCTACAACGATGCTGACACGCTCGGTCAAATTAGAGCGTATTGTACAAATGGCAGCGGAAATCGTCGATAATGGTGAACAGTGTCTTATTTTTACGCAATATATTGGAATGGGCCAATTACTTCAGCATTGTTTCAGTGAAATTTATAATGTCGATGCACCGTTTTTAACGGGTGCCATGCCTAAACAGCAGCGTGACCGATTGGTGGAGGCTTTTCAGGCAGGTGAATTTCCTATTTTTATCCTCTCATTAAAAGCTGGAGGAACAGGGTTAAATTTAACTGCTGCAAATCACGTACTACATGCCGATCGTTGGTGGAATCCTGCTGTTGAAAACCAAGCAACAGACCGTGCTTATCGAATTGGGCAAACGCAATTTGTGCAAGTGCATAAGTTTGTCACGATTGGGACGATTGAAGAAAAAATTGATAAGATGCTGGCGCAGAAATCTGCATTATCAGAAGAACTTATTCAATCAAGCCAGTGGTTAACGGAGCTAGATGATGATGAGCTTCGAGATTTGATTTCACTCGATTATAACTTGTCTTAA
- the ssb gene encoding single-stranded DNA-binding protein — MNQVGLVGRLTKDPVLRQLSRNRVQSHFSLAINRNYKNSRGEVETDFILCTVWGKLAEHIVKFCGKGSLIGINGRIQSRSFTNEHSTKIYMTEVVVEDVRFYRLKQPDNDGSTSPSSSSVEQEIMKDFVLPKKELQLPVV; from the coding sequence ATGAACCAAGTCGGACTGGTTGGAAGATTAACAAAAGATCCTGTGTTGCGACAACTATCTAGAAATCGTGTCCAATCTCATTTTTCTCTTGCCATAAATCGCAATTACAAAAACAGTCGTGGAGAAGTAGAGACTGACTTTATTCTTTGTACAGTATGGGGAAAACTGGCAGAGCATATTGTGAAGTTTTGCGGTAAAGGTTCATTAATTGGCATAAACGGCCGTATTCAATCTAGATCATTTACGAATGAGCACAGCACCAAGATTTATATGACAGAAGTGGTTGTAGAAGATGTTCGCTTCTATAGGCTGAAACAGCCGGATAATGATGGAAGCACATCGCCATCATCGTCATCGGTCGAGCAGGAGATTATGAAAGATTTTGTGTTACCTAAGAAAGAATTGCAATTACCAGTAGTATAA
- a CDS encoding YwpF family protein, which yields MKTFKMLSFDLVTQDGMQAFPLVDGIIINQENSHQSWILELFIDRQYRPIFDELLANATVVDVRAVISFPDNEPAPFRVVVDTVQEIGEHVSVLLKGTLKIKRSKYAEQLLADLLTEGVSQVELLDRFSKGMKERPKLKNDE from the coding sequence ATGAAAACATTTAAAATGCTTTCTTTTGACCTTGTCACTCAAGATGGCATGCAAGCATTTCCTTTAGTCGATGGCATTATTATTAACCAGGAAAACAGCCATCAATCTTGGATTCTTGAATTGTTTATCGATCGGCAATATCGTCCGATTTTTGATGAGTTATTAGCGAATGCTACAGTAGTTGATGTTCGTGCAGTTATTTCATTTCCTGATAATGAACCAGCTCCATTTCGGGTAGTTGTGGATACTGTCCAAGAAATTGGCGAGCATGTTTCTGTGCTTTTAAAAGGGACGTTAAAAATTAAGCGTTCTAAATACGCTGAACAATTACTCGCTGATCTTTTAACAGAAGGTGTTTCACAAGTAGAATTACTAGACCGCTTCTCAAAAGGAATGAAAGAGCGGCCAAAACTTAAAAATGATGAATGA